One genomic window of Coffea eugenioides isolate CCC68of chromosome 1, Ceug_1.0, whole genome shotgun sequence includes the following:
- the LOC113762668 gene encoding uncharacterized protein LOC113762668 isoform X1 has protein sequence MLRSLLRSVAASQPQSNLAKILLPTASPAQFTASRSFASKKSKSNAGAAQAKKKGGGKKDGPDEKVRPEDVLVTPTEELVAEIEEEHRRRLAQNAGNKALDVGPNGRPLFTSTPSLSELTRKDACHYMEFSKEELERVLPEGFPPGMGKEFEETMRHALLIRQSFLDLRDNFRRAVDPPMYPTAKILQTRRKIVLDGHRSCGKSIALAMLVHWARDEGWLVLYVPKGREWTHGGFFYRNPRTGLWDTPVQAANVLQDFMKYNQTPLQELHCKLTEPIPLGEGAGVGWAKGADTMTVPEGSTLYDLVQSGIKHTHASVGALVRLREELLLVEKYPVLFAIDQYNSWFTFSEYEEPVTVRSCRPIHARELTTVNAFRSMMHKDLMMVGALSHSTAVGKLRKDLPDVPPNARINFPRYNFDEAATVCHYYVRQQLVNRDAFSEDNWKKIYYLANGNGSEIRQLMPFMR, from the exons ATGCTCCGATCACTTCTCCGATCGGTCGCCGCTTCCCAACCGCAGTCCAACCTCGCAAAGATACTACTCCCAACCGCCAGCCCAGCTCAGTTCACAGCTTCTAGAAGCTTCGcctcaaaaaagtcaaaatcaaatgCAGGTGCAGCCCAAGCAAAGAAAAAAGGTGGTGGTAAAAAAGATGGCCCCGATGAAAAAGTCAGGCCGGAGGATGTCCTAGTTACTCCCACCGAAGAATTGGTCGCCGAAATAGAAGAAGAACACCGCCGCCGCCTGGCCCAGAACGCCGGCAACAAAGCCCTCGACGTGGGCCCCAATGGCCGTCCGTTGTTCACATCCACTCCGTCGCTTTCGGAGCTCACCCGTAAAGATGCGTGCCATTATATGGAATTCAG CAAGGAGGAGCTAGAAAGAGTGTTGCCGGAGGGATTCCCGCCGGGCATGGGGAAGGAGTTCGAGGAAACAATGCGACACGCGTTGCTGATTCGGCAGAGTTTTCTGGACCTGCGAGATAATTTCAGAAGGGCTGTTGATCCTCCCATGTATCCCACTGCTAAAA TCCTACAAACTAGGAGGAAAATTGTATTGGATGGGCATCGAAGTTGTGGGAAGAGTATAGCGCTTGCAATGCTTGTTCATTGGGCTCGTGATGAAGGATGGTTGGTTCTCTATGTTCCCAAAGGACGAGAATGGACTCATGGAGGATTCTTTTATAGAAATCCTCGAACAGGTTTATGGGACACCCCTGTGCAGGCAGCAAATGTTCTTCAG gaTTTTATGAAGTATAACCAAACACCTTTGCAAGAACTGCACTGCAAACTAACCGAGCCTATCCCATTGGGGGAGGGTGCTGGTGTTGGATGGGCGAAGGGTGCTGACACAATGACAGTGCCTGAAGGATCCACACTATATGACCTAGTTCAGTCTGGGATCAAACACACACATGCTTCTGTTGGAGCACTAGTTCGTTTAAGGGAAGAGTTATTGCTTGTAGAAAAATATCCTGTACTTTTTGCAATTGATCAG TATAACAGTTGGTTCACGTTTAGTGAGTATGAGGAACCGGTTACTGTTCGTTCTTGCCGTCCAATTCACGCTAGAGAGCTCACAACT GTGAATGCATTTAGGTCTATGATGCACAAGGATCTGATGATGGTTGGTGCTCTCTCTCATTCAACTGCAGTAGGAAAACTACGCAAGGACTTACCAGATGTTCCACCAAATGCTAGGATCAACTTCCCTCGCTACAACTTCGATGAAGCTGCTACTGTTTGTCATTATTATGTTAG GCAACAACTTGTAAATCGAGATGCTTTTTCG
- the LOC113762668 gene encoding uncharacterized protein LOC113762668 isoform X2 codes for MLRSLLRSVAASQPQSNLAKILLPTASPAQFTASRSFASKKSKSNAGAAQAKKKGGGKKDGPDEKVRPEDVLVTPTEELVAEIEEEHRRRLAQNAGNKALDVGPNGRPLFTSTPSLSELTRKDACHYMEFSKEELERVLPEGFPPGMGKEFEETMRHALLIRQSFLDLRDNFRRAVDPPMYPTAKILQTRRKIVLDGHRSCGKSIALAMLVHWARDEGWLVLYVPKGREWTHGGFFYRNPRTGLWDTPVQAANVLQDFMKYNQTPLQELHCKLTEPIPLGEGAGVGWAKGADTMTVPEGSTLYDLVQSGIKHTHASVGALVRLREELLLVEKYPVLFAIDQVNAFRSMMHKDLMMVGALSHSTAVGKLRKDLPDVPPNARINFPRYNFDEAATVCHYYVRQQLVNRDAFSEDNWKKIYYLANGNGSEIRQLMPFMR; via the exons ATGCTCCGATCACTTCTCCGATCGGTCGCCGCTTCCCAACCGCAGTCCAACCTCGCAAAGATACTACTCCCAACCGCCAGCCCAGCTCAGTTCACAGCTTCTAGAAGCTTCGcctcaaaaaagtcaaaatcaaatgCAGGTGCAGCCCAAGCAAAGAAAAAAGGTGGTGGTAAAAAAGATGGCCCCGATGAAAAAGTCAGGCCGGAGGATGTCCTAGTTACTCCCACCGAAGAATTGGTCGCCGAAATAGAAGAAGAACACCGCCGCCGCCTGGCCCAGAACGCCGGCAACAAAGCCCTCGACGTGGGCCCCAATGGCCGTCCGTTGTTCACATCCACTCCGTCGCTTTCGGAGCTCACCCGTAAAGATGCGTGCCATTATATGGAATTCAG CAAGGAGGAGCTAGAAAGAGTGTTGCCGGAGGGATTCCCGCCGGGCATGGGGAAGGAGTTCGAGGAAACAATGCGACACGCGTTGCTGATTCGGCAGAGTTTTCTGGACCTGCGAGATAATTTCAGAAGGGCTGTTGATCCTCCCATGTATCCCACTGCTAAAA TCCTACAAACTAGGAGGAAAATTGTATTGGATGGGCATCGAAGTTGTGGGAAGAGTATAGCGCTTGCAATGCTTGTTCATTGGGCTCGTGATGAAGGATGGTTGGTTCTCTATGTTCCCAAAGGACGAGAATGGACTCATGGAGGATTCTTTTATAGAAATCCTCGAACAGGTTTATGGGACACCCCTGTGCAGGCAGCAAATGTTCTTCAG gaTTTTATGAAGTATAACCAAACACCTTTGCAAGAACTGCACTGCAAACTAACCGAGCCTATCCCATTGGGGGAGGGTGCTGGTGTTGGATGGGCGAAGGGTGCTGACACAATGACAGTGCCTGAAGGATCCACACTATATGACCTAGTTCAGTCTGGGATCAAACACACACATGCTTCTGTTGGAGCACTAGTTCGTTTAAGGGAAGAGTTATTGCTTGTAGAAAAATATCCTGTACTTTTTGCAATTGATCAG GTGAATGCATTTAGGTCTATGATGCACAAGGATCTGATGATGGTTGGTGCTCTCTCTCATTCAACTGCAGTAGGAAAACTACGCAAGGACTTACCAGATGTTCCACCAAATGCTAGGATCAACTTCCCTCGCTACAACTTCGATGAAGCTGCTACTGTTTGTCATTATTATGTTAG GCAACAACTTGTAAATCGAGATGCTTTTTCG